A genomic region of Hydrogenovibrio crunogenus contains the following coding sequences:
- a CDS encoding GyrI-like domain-containing protein, with the protein MTLVQFDEKAIIGISVRTKNSDEMQPQTSKIGSLWEKFYQEVAPTLKEGATVFGVYYNYESDASGEFSVMAGSDKVEESKHTNLENVAIKPGKYLVFKETGEMPQVVINTWAKIWDYFSADTQDYQRAYTTDFELYKSPNEIEIYIAVK; encoded by the coding sequence ATGACACTTGTCCAATTTGACGAGAAGGCGATCATCGGTATTAGCGTCCGTACGAAGAATTCCGATGAAATGCAACCACAAACATCAAAAATTGGTAGCTTGTGGGAGAAGTTTTATCAAGAGGTTGCCCCAACCCTCAAAGAGGGTGCGACAGTCTTTGGTGTTTATTACAATTATGAGTCTGATGCTTCAGGAGAATTTTCTGTCATGGCTGGTTCAGACAAAGTGGAAGAATCAAAACACACAAATTTAGAAAATGTCGCAATTAAACCTGGAAAATATCTCGTCTTTAAAGAAACTGGTGAAATGCCTCAAGTAGTCATTAACACTTGGGCAAAAATCTGGGATTACTTTTCCGCTGATACCCAAGATTACCAAAGAGCGTACACAACGGATTTTGAGCTTTACAAAAGCCCAAATGAAATTGAAATTTATATTGCAGTCAAATAG
- a CDS encoding DUF4188 domain-containing protein has translation MAKINKERMTAETNEEFVVFLIGMRINKPWKIHKWLPVALAMPKMINELYKSPDIGFISHEQWFGRTTMMVQYWKSFEHLEAYAKNKTGNHLPAWAEFNKNVGSNGDVGIWHETYLSKPGTFESVYNNMPTFGLAKATNCVPAVGRYKTANDRINHKTHNN, from the coding sequence ATGGCGAAAATCAATAAGGAAAGGATGACGGCTGAAACAAATGAAGAGTTTGTTGTGTTTTTAATTGGGATGCGAATTAACAAGCCATGGAAAATTCATAAATGGCTACCAGTTGCCTTGGCGATGCCAAAAATGATCAATGAATTATACAAGAGTCCTGATATTGGATTTATAAGCCATGAGCAATGGTTTGGTAGAACCACAATGATGGTGCAATACTGGAAGTCATTCGAACATTTAGAGGCTTATGCAAAAAACAAAACTGGAAACCACCTGCCTGCATGGGCTGAGTTTAATAAAAATGTCGGTAGTAACGGAGATGTAGGTATATGGCATGAAACTTACTTATCTAAACCAGGAACATTTGAATCAGTTTATAACAATATGCCTACATTTGGTTTAGCAAAAGCTACAAACTGCGTGCCTGCTGTTGGTAGGTATAAAACAGCCAATGATAGAATCAACCACAAAACACATAACAATTAG
- a CDS encoding peroxiredoxin: MKDLHKLPDDLPVPVDDGACDHLLDSIVPSVALKGVSDTIIDLSSIEGMVVIFFYPMNGRPDSPPMIGWNDIPGARGCTPQSCSFRDNYSQLEKLGVKLFGVSSQPLKDQKEASARLNLPFELLNDSQLELTRAMNLPTFEYELSTYIKRITIISEDGVIKKTFYPVFPPDKNVSDVIEWFEHNNALQPTPKGGAAEL, from the coding sequence ATGAAAGATCTTCACAAATTACCAGATGATTTACCGGTTCCAGTAGATGATGGAGCTTGCGATCATCTTCTAGACTCAATAGTTCCATCAGTAGCGCTTAAGGGCGTGTCCGATACAATCATTGATCTTAGCTCTATTGAGGGAATGGTGGTAATCTTTTTTTATCCTATGAATGGAAGACCAGATTCACCGCCTATGATTGGTTGGAATGATATTCCCGGAGCAAGAGGTTGTACGCCTCAATCTTGTTCATTTAGAGATAACTATTCGCAGCTTGAAAAACTGGGAGTTAAACTTTTTGGTGTTAGTTCTCAACCTTTAAAGGATCAAAAAGAGGCGAGTGCTCGCCTTAATCTACCGTTTGAGCTTCTAAATGATTCGCAGCTTGAACTAACAAGGGCAATGAATCTCCCGACTTTTGAATATGAATTGTCGACTTATATTAAGCGGATAACTATCATTTCTGAAGATGGCGTAATTAAGAAAACATTTTATCCGGTATTTCCGCCAGACAAGAATGTGAGTGATGTAATTGAGTGGTTTGAGCATAACAACGCACTTCAGCCGACGCCAAAAGGCGGCGCGGCTGAGCTTTGA
- a CDS encoding integron integrase, protein MTTKPRFLDLVRERIRTKHYSIRTEEAYVGWIKKFIFFHNKRHPAEMGKLEMEQFLTYLAVERNVASSTQNQALAALLFMYKEVLQMEPPWVDNVTRAKKPQRLPVVLTKTEVSQLFECIPLSYQLQIKLLYGCGLRLMELVRLRVQDVDFGYHAITVRAGKGDKDRVVMLPPSTIEALQTQLTETKRIHDIDLSNGYGEVYLPNALDRKYPNANKTFAWQYVFPSRNIVTDPRSGKKRRHHMHEQALQRAIKQAAIRVNIHKKVTPHTLRHSFATHLLESGYDIRTIQELLGHKNVETTMIYTHVLKQGGKGIVSPLENL, encoded by the coding sequence ATGACGACTAAACCACGTTTTTTAGACCTTGTACGCGAGCGCATCCGAACCAAACATTATTCTATACGTACTGAAGAAGCTTATGTGGGTTGGATTAAAAAATTTATTTTCTTTCATAATAAGCGTCACCCAGCGGAAATGGGCAAGCTTGAAATGGAACAGTTTTTGACTTACTTGGCGGTTGAGCGAAACGTCGCTTCCTCGACACAAAACCAAGCGTTAGCCGCTTTGCTGTTTATGTATAAAGAAGTACTGCAAATGGAACCACCATGGGTTGACAATGTGACTCGTGCAAAAAAACCACAACGTTTACCTGTCGTTTTAACAAAAACGGAAGTCAGTCAATTGTTTGAATGTATCCCATTGTCTTATCAACTACAGATTAAGCTTTTGTATGGTTGCGGTTTACGCTTAATGGAGTTGGTTCGATTAAGAGTGCAAGACGTTGATTTTGGCTATCATGCCATTACAGTGCGTGCAGGCAAAGGGGATAAAGACCGTGTTGTAATGCTGCCACCCAGCACCATCGAAGCATTGCAAACCCAATTAACCGAAACTAAAAGAATTCATGATATAGACTTGAGCAATGGTTATGGTGAGGTGTATTTACCAAATGCCTTGGATCGAAAGTACCCAAATGCAAACAAGACTTTTGCTTGGCAGTATGTTTTTCCAAGTAGAAATATCGTGACGGACCCAAGAAGCGGTAAAAAACGACGCCACCATATGCACGAACAGGCATTACAAAGAGCCATTAAACAAGCGGCGATCCGTGTAAATATTCACAAAAAAGTGACGCCTCATACTCTTAGGCACAGCTTTGCAACGCATTTATTGGAATCGGGGTATGACATTCGAACCATTCAGGAGTTATTGGGTCACAAGAATGTCGAAACCACAATGATTTACACTCATGTACTTAAACAAGGCGGAAAAGGCATTGTGAGTCCGTTAGAAAACTTATAA
- a CDS encoding YtoQ family protein, whose translation MELTVYLSGEIHTDWRQQIKEGCKAHNLSIEFTSAVTDHAASDAAGDLLGAEEKNFWRDHKSAKVNAIRTKTLIESCDVAVVRFGDKYKQWNAAFDAGYCAALGTPYITLHDEDIIHPLKEVDAAALAWATTPEQVVEMLNYVVSKA comes from the coding sequence ATGGAATTGACGGTATATCTCTCTGGCGAAATCCACACCGATTGGCGACAACAGATAAAAGAAGGCTGTAAGGCGCATAATCTATCTATTGAATTTACATCCGCTGTTACCGACCATGCCGCCAGTGATGCCGCAGGCGATTTACTGGGTGCGGAAGAAAAAAATTTCTGGCGCGATCATAAATCCGCGAAAGTGAATGCTATCCGAACCAAAACGCTGATTGAGAGCTGTGATGTCGCCGTGGTGCGTTTTGGAGACAAATACAAACAATGGAACGCCGCGTTTGATGCGGGTTATTGCGCCGCATTGGGCACGCCTTATATTACCTTGCATGACGAAGACATCATTCATCCACTCAAAGAAGTTGATGCCGCCGCGCTAGCATGGGCCACAACCCCTGAGCAGGTCGTCGAAATGTTAAACTATGTGGTTAGCAAAGCATAA
- a CDS encoding transporter codes for MRYFYGIFGVLATQSVWADALRPLATDRPDATESFQTVDKGYFQIESSIAAYSMDKTKQNRVETWSLAETNLKYGVTDNVDVQLVFSPYLVEKTSKIKSLSGQGDIQLRSKINLWGNDQTGDGLALLPYLKVPNGRFSNDEYEGGLIVTYGTDYKDYSLGAQIQMDRAYDDDTRKHEWAGSHTFVIGRGFENGLGAYIEYIGDYTVKHDYMPYASFGGTWQTSKNFQWDVGSQLALSDQGNDQLIFGGFTIRF; via the coding sequence ATGAGATATTTTTATGGTATTTTCGGGGTTCTGGCAACCCAGTCCGTTTGGGCTGACGCATTAAGACCTTTAGCAACCGATCGACCTGATGCAACGGAAAGTTTTCAAACCGTTGATAAAGGGTACTTTCAAATCGAATCCAGCATCGCAGCTTACTCTATGGATAAAACCAAACAAAACCGGGTTGAAACCTGGTCGTTGGCAGAAACCAATCTCAAATACGGTGTCACCGATAACGTGGATGTTCAGCTTGTGTTTTCGCCTTATCTAGTGGAAAAAACATCTAAAATCAAGTCTTTATCAGGGCAGGGCGATATTCAATTACGCTCAAAAATCAATCTTTGGGGAAACGACCAAACTGGAGATGGCTTAGCCTTATTGCCCTATCTTAAAGTGCCGAACGGGCGTTTTAGTAATGATGAATATGAAGGCGGGCTAATTGTGACTTATGGCACGGATTACAAAGACTATAGCCTAGGGGCTCAAATTCAAATGGATCGTGCCTATGATGATGACACTCGAAAGCATGAATGGGCAGGCAGTCATACGTTCGTAATTGGGCGTGGTTTTGAAAACGGGCTGGGTGCTTATATTGAATATATAGGTGACTATACCGTCAAGCATGATTACATGCCTTACGCCAGCTTTGGCGGCACATGGCAAACGTCAAAAAATTTCCAATGGGATGTGGGCAGTCAACTCGCGCTGTCTGACCAGGGAAATGATCAATTAATTTTCGGCGGTTTTACAATCCGTTTTTAA
- a CDS encoding sialidase family protein, whose product MKACPDIQLDFKMAPKTEAPVYLHEKVSVLDINPIGPYVRNKQSHIVCIESHQALISEDEGQTWQAYDLFSSKDFLIHDTRSLCVSDSGVIVVGFLNMAQAHFKWHKKANKPTQNTRLDLWSVRSLDGGKTWEAPVRVQKGYCGSTTTMISLSSGKLLMAAQNLDYEAGRHYSLTYLSEDEGQTWQASNKIDIGGQGHHGGCYEGTLLELKDGRVWYLIRTNLDWFWNGYSDNEGLTWAHLEPGMTASSSPGMLCRLQSGRLLLAYNQLTKEGETTAPRVAGLFSDVPASWQREELSIRLSDDDGKSWTDPVVIASCKGAWLSYCSLFEVKTGEIWLTTMQSQLKLKLKESDFI is encoded by the coding sequence ATGAAAGCGTGTCCTGACATTCAATTAGACTTTAAAATGGCGCCCAAAACCGAGGCGCCGGTTTATTTGCATGAAAAAGTCTCCGTGTTGGATATAAATCCAATCGGGCCTTATGTTCGCAATAAACAAAGTCACATCGTGTGTATCGAATCCCATCAAGCATTGATTTCAGAAGATGAAGGGCAAACCTGGCAAGCCTATGATTTGTTCTCATCCAAAGATTTTTTGATTCATGATACTCGTAGCCTGTGTGTTTCCGATTCAGGCGTGATTGTGGTCGGCTTTTTGAACATGGCGCAAGCCCATTTCAAATGGCACAAAAAAGCCAATAAACCGACTCAAAATACACGACTGGATTTATGGTCGGTTCGCAGCCTGGATGGGGGCAAAACGTGGGAAGCCCCTGTTCGTGTCCAAAAAGGGTACTGTGGTTCCACCACGACCATGATTTCGCTTTCCAGCGGTAAGCTGTTGATGGCCGCTCAAAATTTGGATTATGAGGCTGGGCGGCATTATAGCCTGACTTATCTTTCAGAGGACGAAGGGCAAACTTGGCAAGCCAGTAATAAAATCGATATTGGTGGGCAAGGGCATCATGGCGGGTGTTATGAAGGCACCCTGCTGGAATTAAAAGACGGTCGTGTCTGGTATTTGATTCGCACCAATCTGGATTGGTTTTGGAATGGCTATTCCGACAATGAAGGCCTAACCTGGGCGCATTTAGAACCGGGCATGACTGCCAGCAGTTCTCCAGGCATGTTATGCCGTTTACAAAGTGGGCGCTTGTTGTTGGCCTACAATCAATTGACCAAAGAGGGCGAAACCACTGCCCCTCGAGTTGCCGGATTGTTTTCAGATGTGCCAGCTTCCTGGCAGCGTGAAGAACTCAGTATCCGTTTATCCGACGATGACGGAAAAAGCTGGACCGATCCCGTGGTAATCGCTTCATGCAAAGGCGCCTGGTTGTCTTACTGTTCGCTTTTTGAAGTAAAAACGGGCGAAATCTGGCTTACCACCATGCAAAGCCAACTCAAACTCAAGCTAAAAGAAAGCGACTTTATTTAG
- a CDS encoding CopD family protein, whose product MLWLKTFHILFVMSWMAGIFYLPRIFVHFVEGQAAGEQVTRLAIMAKKLYKFMTIMMMLAIGTGIWLWLAYWPVAEGMGWLHAKIVLVVLMLVYHLWTKRRMKEMQEGHLDHSGLYYRWANEIPLILTILILILVELKPF is encoded by the coding sequence GTGTTGTGGTTAAAAACTTTTCATATCTTGTTTGTGATGTCTTGGATGGCAGGGATCTTTTATTTGCCACGTATTTTTGTACATTTTGTTGAAGGTCAAGCAGCAGGAGAACAAGTCACGCGTTTAGCGATTATGGCGAAAAAGCTGTACAAATTCATGACCATCATGATGATGCTGGCAATCGGAACGGGCATTTGGTTGTGGCTGGCATATTGGCCAGTGGCGGAAGGCATGGGATGGTTACATGCTAAAATCGTGCTGGTGGTATTGATGTTGGTTTACCACTTATGGACCAAACGCCGCATGAAAGAAATGCAGGAAGGTCATCTGGATCACAGTGGGCTTTATTATCGTTGGGCCAATGAAATCCCATTGATTTTAACGATCCTGATTCTGATTTTGGTCGAACTTAAACCGTTTTAA
- a CDS encoding FKBP-type peptidyl-prolyl cis-trans isomerase codes for MKIEQNKVGMIDYSLTDAEGNVIDASNGQALAYLHGHSNLIPGLEKELEGKQVGDKFTANIAAADAYGETQPHLIQEGVPKSMFQGVDNLEVGMRFEAQSEQGVHSVEITKIDDETVTVDGNHPLAGKDLNFDIEVMGVRDATEEELEHGHAHGDGGHQH; via the coding sequence ATGAAAATTGAACAAAATAAGGTTGGCATGATCGACTACTCTTTGACAGACGCAGAAGGAAACGTGATTGACGCTTCTAACGGCCAAGCTTTAGCGTATTTGCATGGTCATTCCAATCTAATTCCTGGTTTGGAAAAAGAGCTTGAAGGTAAACAAGTTGGCGATAAGTTCACGGCAAACATCGCTGCAGCTGATGCTTATGGTGAAACACAGCCTCACTTGATTCAAGAAGGTGTGCCAAAAAGCATGTTCCAGGGTGTTGATAATCTAGAAGTCGGAATGCGTTTTGAAGCTCAATCAGAGCAAGGCGTTCACTCTGTTGAAATCACGAAAATTGATGATGAAACCGTAACAGTTGATGGAAACCATCCGCTTGCGGGCAAAGACCTGAACTTCGACATCGAAGTGATGGGCGTACGTGATGCGACAGAAGAAGAATTAGAACATGGACACGCACATGGTGACGGCGGTCATCAGCACTAA
- a CDS encoding YcgN family cysteine cluster protein: MTKEKPFWETKTLAEMTTEEWESVCDGCGLCCLTKLQDDETDEIVYTRVVCKYSDLKTGACSDYENRSKNVPTCVNLTLDRVAEFDWLPDTCAYRVLYRGDPLPEWHPLVSGKRESVTQAHIGLLAIPVVVDQPDLDYEDYLMKKP, encoded by the coding sequence ATGACAAAAGAGAAACCTTTTTGGGAAACCAAAACTTTGGCAGAGATGACCACGGAAGAGTGGGAATCGGTCTGTGATGGTTGCGGATTGTGTTGTTTGACCAAACTGCAAGACGACGAAACAGATGAAATCGTTTATACCCGGGTGGTGTGCAAGTATTCTGACCTAAAAACAGGGGCGTGTTCTGATTATGAAAATCGTTCCAAAAATGTACCAACGTGCGTAAACCTGACTTTGGATAGGGTGGCTGAGTTTGATTGGCTGCCGGATACGTGCGCTTATCGTGTGTTATATCGTGGGGATCCGTTACCGGAATGGCATCCATTGGTTTCAGGTAAAAGAGAGTCTGTGACACAAGCGCATATCGGCTTGTTGGCGATTCCTGTGGTGGTCGATCAACCGGATCTGGATTATGAAGACTATCTGATGAAAAAGCCTTAA
- a CDS encoding TIGR01621 family pseudouridine synthase yields MDTLPITLVYQSTEFVVIDKPAGINFHSEPDSDGQKQPGLVVLVQQQLGVKELYPVHRLDKMTSGLVVFALNKATAQVFQQQFESRQIEKYYLAISAHKPKKKQGWVKGDMMPARRGSWKLSKTLENPAITQFISQNTRPGERWFLLKPQTGKTHQLRVALKSLGAPIAGDARYGLSTEAKQEDRGYLHAFALRFKLHEASYEFCVPPQQGTRFQTAEAHTLLQQWQTPWAAFQGQ; encoded by the coding sequence TTGGATACGTTACCAATTACGTTGGTATATCAATCGACCGAGTTTGTTGTGATTGATAAACCAGCCGGAATCAATTTTCATTCCGAACCCGATTCTGATGGTCAAAAACAGCCAGGCCTGGTGGTTTTGGTGCAGCAGCAATTAGGAGTGAAAGAACTCTATCCCGTACATCGGTTAGATAAAATGACCTCCGGTTTGGTGGTTTTCGCATTAAACAAAGCTACAGCTCAGGTGTTTCAGCAGCAGTTTGAAAGCCGACAGATCGAGAAGTATTATTTAGCCATCTCCGCCCATAAGCCTAAAAAGAAACAAGGCTGGGTCAAAGGTGACATGATGCCGGCTCGACGTGGCAGTTGGAAATTGAGTAAAACATTAGAGAATCCGGCCATCACACAGTTTATCAGTCAGAATACGCGACCGGGAGAGCGCTGGTTTTTATTAAAACCGCAAACAGGCAAAACGCACCAGTTACGCGTGGCTTTAAAAAGTTTAGGCGCCCCCATTGCAGGGGATGCACGTTATGGGCTTTCAACGGAAGCCAAACAAGAAGACAGAGGCTATTTACATGCGTTTGCTTTACGCTTCAAACTTCATGAAGCGTCTTACGAATTTTGCGTGCCACCGCAGCAAGGTACTCGATTTCAAACAGCAGAAGCGCACACGCTTTTGCAGCAATGGCAAACTCCCTGGGCAGCGTTTCAAGGTCAATGA
- the secF gene encoding protein translocase subunit SecF, translating into MSTSMENQKEYNFMGHRKLAMSVSLFFIVASIVGLFVKGLNFGIDFTGGTIVELSYDKPAEVDTIRTSLQDSGFERAVVQNFGSAEDVLIRIAPREGVNSAQISNQVMEALRENHSENFELRRVEFVGPQVGDELTEDGALAVIYALIGVLIYVALRFEFRFSIGSVAALVHDVVITLGVFAWTQAQFDLTVLAAILAVIGYSLNDTIVVFDRVRENFRTVRDGTPEEVTNLAVNQMLARTLMTSLTTLLVLIALFVLGGEIIHNFALALIVGVVVGTYSSTFVASSIALALGVSKEDLMQPVKEGADATAQEEELNRIFLEQEAAREAKEAAKKNKH; encoded by the coding sequence ATGAGTACAAGCATGGAAAATCAAAAAGAATATAACTTTATGGGGCATCGCAAGCTGGCGATGTCTGTATCATTGTTTTTTATTGTGGCATCCATTGTTGGGTTGTTTGTCAAAGGACTTAATTTTGGCATCGACTTTACCGGGGGCACCATTGTCGAGCTGTCTTATGACAAGCCTGCAGAAGTCGACACCATTCGTACCTCTTTGCAAGACTCAGGATTCGAACGTGCCGTCGTTCAAAATTTTGGGTCAGCGGAAGATGTGTTGATTCGTATTGCCCCAAGAGAAGGGGTTAATTCAGCTCAAATCAGTAACCAAGTGATGGAAGCCTTACGCGAAAATCATTCAGAAAATTTTGAATTGCGTCGTGTTGAGTTTGTTGGGCCTCAAGTAGGGGATGAATTAACGGAAGATGGCGCTTTAGCGGTTATTTATGCTCTTATCGGGGTGTTGATTTATGTCGCACTGCGTTTTGAGTTCCGTTTTTCCATTGGGTCTGTTGCTGCGTTGGTGCATGATGTTGTCATTACTTTGGGTGTGTTTGCCTGGACTCAGGCACAGTTCGATTTAACGGTATTAGCGGCGATACTCGCAGTCATCGGGTATTCCTTGAACGACACCATTGTTGTGTTTGACCGTGTACGGGAAAATTTCAGAACCGTTCGAGATGGTACGCCGGAAGAAGTCACGAATCTGGCGGTGAATCAAATGTTGGCGCGTACTTTGATGACCTCTTTAACGACATTATTGGTTTTGATAGCCTTGTTTGTGCTGGGTGGCGAGATTATCCATAACTTTGCATTGGCATTGATTGTCGGGGTTGTGGTCGGTACTTACTCTTCAACCTTTGTGGCCAGTTCAATTGCGTTAGCACTCGGTGTTTCAAAAGAAGACTTGATGCAGCCGGTTAAAGAAGGGGCCGATGCAACCGCTCAAGAAGAAGAGTTAAATCGAATCTTCTTGGAGCAAGAAGCGGCGCGCGAAGCCAAAGAAGCCGCCAAGAAAAATAAACACTGA
- the secD gene encoding protein translocase subunit SecD codes for MFESRQKVISNQYPAWKYLLLLIVLVLGVVYAAPNIFGDDPAVQVSPAKSVQFDASTEDLVTQTLQKANLKPKSMAYQEGQFLIRFHNTDEQMKARSALKEVMGRQAVVALNLAPATPDILRAVGGQPMYLGLDLRGGVHFLMDVDMEAAVQKTYNRYVDEVKGAFREARIRYSGVTYETDHLMIKFRDAKSVPAAQAEMEKQFPGEFNLSPVDGQNALELRLLPKTIEEAKTYALKQNITTLRNRINELGVAEPVIQQQGDRRIVVQLPGVQDTAKAKEILGATATLEFRLVEERGDAYRAEKTGYAAHGSRLYHFRDGRPILLKRSIIVSGDNVINAQSGIEPESGSAEVTVTLDGAGGRKMLATTKENIGHRMAVVYIENRVETIEKNGEKIKKRITTKDVINAAVIRGQFANRFQITGLDSPQEAQDLALLLRAGALAAPMEIVEERTVGPSLGQDNIDQGMMSVIVGFLLVLVIMVWRYKTFGMIANVALTLNLVLIVAVLSLLQATLTLPGIAGIVLTVGMAVDANVLIFERIREELRVSSVQSAINAGYEKAFVTIADANITTLLAALVLFSFGTGPIKGFAITLSIGIITSMFTAILGTRAIVNALYGNKPVEKLSV; via the coding sequence ATGTTTGAGTCAAGACAAAAAGTCATTAGTAATCAATACCCGGCGTGGAAATATCTGCTGCTGTTAATTGTGTTGGTATTAGGTGTTGTTTATGCCGCACCGAATATTTTTGGAGATGATCCCGCTGTTCAGGTTTCACCGGCAAAATCGGTGCAGTTTGATGCCTCTACTGAAGACCTTGTGACGCAAACCCTTCAAAAAGCGAATCTAAAGCCTAAATCGATGGCGTACCAAGAGGGTCAATTCCTGATCCGATTCCATAATACAGACGAGCAAATGAAAGCCCGAAGTGCCTTGAAAGAAGTCATGGGACGCCAAGCCGTGGTTGCTTTAAACCTGGCGCCGGCAACGCCTGATATTCTAAGAGCGGTCGGTGGTCAGCCAATGTATTTAGGGCTGGATTTGCGCGGTGGTGTCCATTTCTTGATGGATGTCGATATGGAAGCCGCGGTGCAGAAAACCTATAACCGTTATGTCGACGAAGTGAAAGGTGCCTTCAGAGAAGCCCGAATCCGCTATTCAGGTGTCACTTATGAAACCGATCACTTGATGATCAAGTTTCGTGATGCGAAAAGTGTTCCGGCCGCTCAAGCGGAAATGGAAAAACAATTTCCAGGCGAGTTTAATTTATCTCCTGTGGATGGTCAGAATGCATTAGAACTTCGTTTACTGCCTAAAACCATTGAAGAAGCGAAAACCTATGCGTTGAAGCAAAATATCACCACCTTGCGTAATCGTATCAACGAACTCGGGGTGGCAGAGCCGGTGATTCAACAGCAAGGCGACCGCCGTATTGTGGTTCAGTTGCCTGGGGTTCAAGATACTGCGAAAGCCAAAGAAATTCTGGGTGCAACCGCAACACTGGAATTTAGACTGGTGGAAGAACGCGGGGATGCGTATCGCGCAGAAAAAACGGGCTATGCAGCGCATGGTTCACGTTTATATCATTTCCGTGATGGTCGTCCGATTCTGTTGAAACGCAGCATTATCGTCAGTGGGGACAATGTTATTAACGCTCAGTCAGGGATTGAACCGGAATCTGGGTCTGCTGAAGTCACCGTGACACTTGATGGTGCGGGCGGGCGTAAAATGTTGGCAACGACTAAGGAAAATATCGGTCATCGCATGGCGGTGGTTTATATTGAAAATCGCGTTGAAACCATCGAGAAAAATGGTGAAAAGATTAAAAAACGCATCACCACTAAAGATGTCATCAATGCCGCGGTGATTCGTGGACAGTTTGCCAATCGATTCCAGATTACCGGGTTAGACAGCCCACAAGAAGCGCAAGATTTAGCGTTATTACTGCGTGCCGGGGCACTGGCGGCACCGATGGAAATTGTGGAAGAAAGAACGGTTGGGCCAAGCCTCGGGCAAGACAACATCGACCAAGGGATGATGTCTGTGATTGTCGGTTTCCTATTGGTGTTGGTGATTATGGTCTGGCGTTACAAGACGTTCGGCATGATTGCCAATGTGGCGTTAACATTGAACCTGGTTCTGATTGTTGCGGTCTTGTCCTTGTTGCAAGCGACCTTGACCTTGCCGGGGATTGCCGGGATTGTTCTTACCGTTGGGATGGCGGTGGATGCGAATGTGCTTATTTTCGAGCGTATTCGTGAAGAACTACGCGTATCATCCGTTCAATCGGCGATTAATGCCGGTTATGAAAAAGCTTTCGTGACGATTGCCGACGCCAATATCACAACCTTGTTGGCAGCGCTGGTGTTGTTCAGTTTCGGAACAGGCCCGATCAAAGGCTTTGCCATTACGTTATCGATTGGGATTATTACTTCTATGTTTACAGCCATCTTGGGAACAAGAGCAATTGTGAATGCGCTCTACGGCAATAAGCCGGTAGAAAAGTTATCGGTTTAG
- the yajC gene encoding preprotein translocase subunit YajC: protein MSFFISDAMAEGGAAAQGSGFEALLPLILLFVVFYFLLIRPQQKKVKEHKKLVQALGKGAEVVTYGGLAGKIRELDENFVDLEVADNVVVKIERQNVARELPKGTLKGTAE from the coding sequence ATGAGTTTTTTTATTTCTGATGCAATGGCCGAGGGTGGCGCAGCAGCACAAGGAAGTGGTTTTGAGGCATTGTTGCCGTTAATTTTATTGTTTGTGGTGTTTTACTTTTTACTGATTCGTCCTCAGCAAAAGAAAGTTAAAGAACATAAAAAACTTGTACAAGCACTTGGCAAAGGCGCTGAAGTAGTGACATATGGCGGCTTAGCTGGAAAAATTCGTGAATTGGATGAAAACTTTGTTGATCTGGAAGTGGCTGACAATGTTGTTGTGAAAATCGAACGTCAAAACGTCGCTCGCGAATTACCAAAAGGGACACTAAAAGGAACAGCGGAATAA